The Carassius auratus strain Wakin unplaced genomic scaffold, ASM336829v1 scaf_tig00008058, whole genome shotgun sequence DNA window CCTACTTGTCCCACACCTCCAGGGGCCTCTTAAACAGCCCCCCGGTACGGGACAGTGAGCCCCTGGAGGTCAGTCCTGGCGATCCCTCTAAGAGGTCTTTCCTGGGCAAAGTGAAGGCCTTTGAGCAGATGGATCATTTGGCCCGGACACAGAAAGTCCTGGAGATCCAACAGGCTCAGAACGCCAGGGTGAGTATTCACCAGCTTTAGGCTTCTAGACAGTATGTCCCTTGTACACTTCAGCCAGTAACTTCTTTCCAGAAACCTGCCCTACATATCATTTTAattggtcaattttttttttacctaaataaAATGAGCAtcacttttttttacaatctacagggtccccgcgggtccttaaaaagtcttgaaatgtcttaaatacaattttcgatttttaaggtctgaaaatgtcttgaatcctggaatcttccatatgaatgtcttaaatttcatgtggggtcttaaatttcatgtccgactcgtcatttttatttattttttcaaccgcAATTTGACCAGCACAACATTTGGGGGCAGCACTTCGTGGCTGCAACCTGCATCATACCATATGTCACATACGAGTAAGTGATTGATGAACGCGTTGCGCTGATGGTTCGCCACCACGGCATTTTGCGAAATCGCAAACATGGGCAAAGACGATAAAGCTGTGGACAAGACCATGATTGTCAGGTCTCGCTATCTTGGTTCTCAGTTTTTGAGCACCTCAATGGCAGAAGACTTGCTGGAGCACTTTAAGGTAAGActctaaaagtaacatttaaaatgatttgaatatgttaaaatgtgtttttgtttcctaatgaatatttggGACAAAAATATCGATGCGTCCCAATTCTtggattgatttaatttttttaaatcaatgcgtTGCAAACTGATTATGAGCTTAGTTTTTGCAGATGGCGCTCTAGGCTAGTTTTTAACCGAACACTCAAATGCTCACGACGAAGAGCGCTCGTGCGTTCTGCTGAGTCTGAGAATGTAATTGATATATTGCTTTTATGACGCAAGATTAATGTAAACGCCCCACTGCAAACACCCTTGTATttcgcttcaaccttttcgaactttattaattattattttatagtaggttCAAGTGGTGTGTGTAAGGCATCTAAAGCACGCAGTGGCATCTGcttttaaaaactaaactaagaatcgattcgagagagaatcgcaatgcattcagaaaaattggaatcgatccagaataatttctcgattcaaaatgcatcgatatattgtcccatccaatcagttaaaaaaatgttgtgggtgGGTGACATCTAGGCATAGGACTACTGCATTATGGATGGAAGGCAGTGCTGTAAATAACTTTATTGTATAAAGCATTCAATATGCATTATGcttcttgcatattttttatgtgaaaagtaaaatttaattgaattaaataatgtagCCCAGTTCATAATTAGACTCCAAATATCTGTTTTGTGCTTCTCAATTTTAGGTTAACAACGTTGACACTGAACCCTATCACATAGGCCCAATTCGTGAGCATTCACTATTATGGCTTAActtgtttctcaaacatttttttctttcaaatcaaggaccacttagccaataaaaaaaaaagaaaagaaaaacttgacATATTTGGCTTAATGAGCATCCCTAATCCATGTACAAATGCAGGCCATtttagtcttctgaaaccatggcTAACTTCTGCTAATAATGTGCATGATTAGAAAACAAGTCATGTGAAGTGAATTGGAAATGTACAGCGGTGTCACAGTCCATGTCAGTCATTTTTGGTTGATGACTTTTGCTCACAGACCTCTTTGGTAATCTGGCATACCTCCAGTGGTCCCCAGACCACAGTTTGAGAATCACTACTTTAGACAAACCATCtaatctgagtgaacatgaatgaaaattttatcattcttgaggtggactttgttttgattttatttttttataatttcaggaggGCACCAAGGAATTTAATTTAAGGAACATGCTTTCTGTGTCAATGGATGGACCCACAGTAAATTGGAAAGTCATGGATCTCCTACAACTGGAACATGCAATAAATTTCTGATCCTGATCTTTCCTACAATTGTCTGTCATTCATTAGGTCTATGCATAGATTATTGTATGTGCTTGCATTTATCTGTGTCTGAAATGACATAGAAAACACTAATCAGACCCTGAACAACATTTTCTTGGGGGAGAACCCCCAAACCCAGCTCAAGACTATTAGGCAGCAACATTTAACCATAATTTAGATCAAGTATGATGAAATGGGCTTTTGTAATGTCCTGGGGCTGTCTTCcatgtctttttcaaactgctatgAGGGGCCAGAATTTAGAAATTACCTGAAGTACCTTAAAGGCTGATAGTTTAAACATAGTCAACCATGTCAGGGTTGTAAGGTCAATCAGCACTTGGTATAAAAGTTTTTGTGACCCTTTGACCTGTCTTGAGCGTGGCTGTGGTGAGTTGTGCCACACTAATGCTTCGCCACATCAATCTGTGTTGTCGGACTGAacattttcctgtatttttgtttagataaagtcttaaattttccctttagaggacttaaaaaggtcttaaaagtcattaaatttgctgttaaaaaatgtgaagatACCCTGATCTATGTGAAAGAGCCAATAGGAATAGATTAAATTTTTCAGTCATtgtctaattaattttttttattatcaattatgcattttattttgcatttattttgtatttttggctaGTCTGTAaagatgctatatatatatatttttttttattattatttttttaattttttattttatgtactgtatgttatacAACAGTATATTGAATGCTATACACATAAACTGaatgaaattatgaaattgtattgcatttttatgGAAGATATTGAGTTTTCGTGCCTTATCGATGTGTGTTAACTGTGCAATAATCTATATGCTAGGTAGCTTGACAAACAcaacttaaaattaatatatagttAGAGAGAGAAACAATAAAAATTctatattaaacaaaattatatattcaaatttacaTCCTTTCTCTTCTGGAAAAAACATCAGAAATATTGATGATTCATTTTGCATATAGAAATGTTTTCCAATAAAATGCactcttcaaaatgtcttcaaatagtaataataatttcatgCAGCAAATTGTTGTTCTTACTAATTTTCTGCCAAAGTATTCATATAATATTCTgatgtgaattttattttttttttcagttggagaTTGCTCAGAAACATCCAGACATCTATGCCGTCCCTATGAAGTCTCAGAAACTGGATCACAGCAGGCCTCAACCTATTGGGTAAGAGTCTGGAGCAATGTTGTTTATCGTCAGTGGTGTAGCAATGTATGAAGCACTGCTCGCACAGAAGTTACTTTCAAACCACACAGCTTCTTTTGTTGGTTAATGTGGCAAATTGGCATGACCAACTCCAAATTGTTGTGAAATCTTACACCCTCACGTAAAATTCCCAATTGCATGGATTCCAAACAGAATTCCCCTGAAAAATATTGCTGAATAAATGTGACCTGTACCTTAAAGGTTAAgtttcccaaaaatgaaaaatgtatcaccTTAACTCCTCCTCAaggtgttccaaacctgtatgaattctGCTTTACACacgagaagatattttgaaaaacttTGCTTACCAAACGGTTGTTGGTTGCCATTTGACTTGTATAGTATGCAAAagaatatggaagtcaatggctactaaCAACTCAGTGGgcaagtaaatgacagaattttcatttttgcttcCTGTCCCTTCAAGTGTGAAAAAGTGCACTCATTTATCTTTCACTCATCTCATTGCATTTGCTTTGTGTGCAGCTCAAGTGCGCGACCAGAGCCCCAGACGCCTCCTTGCAGGCTGCCATACACAGAGAGCCGCCCGCTTGGCCTCGGCCAGGAGCCCGGAGAGGAATTTCAACATCAGCTGACAGAGCAGACCAAGCGCGGCTATTACACCAACCCACAAAAATATCAGGACACCGAGCTGTAGAGTTGCTCTGCTTCGGCTCACCGCACAGCTTCACCATTCCACCGGGACGCCACCCTGCACCAAAACTGCTGCTGACTTGAAAGTCCCATTTCCTTTTAAGTTTCCCACACATATATTTGTCTTTTTCACTTCAAAGAAATTCAGTTTTCCGTCCATGAGGAAAGAAtcgtattgtttttatatatatctatatatatttgcattagtTTGGTTTCCCTCCGTGTGATCCGAGAACCATGTTTTCTTGCCTATGCAATTTTTTACGTTTCTGCCACGCAACAGAAACGTCTCGCCAcgagtctctctccctctcttcgcTCCATGAAAACCTTAAACCTGTCGTGTGCTACAGACACGCTTTTTGTTACTTTCTTTTTATAAGCCTGATGaagcaaaactgttttaaaacGTCACTCTCTTTAAGGTTTATACTGTCTTTGCATTCCTTCATTTCTGATCATGTGTGTATACGATGTTAGACAATACACTGGATTTTGTTACAACATTTTGAAGTGCCTTTTACTTTACGAATAACATTGGAGGTTTGTGGACTTGACAATCCAGCCCTCTGGACAATATTTTTGCTGCTTAGAGCTCCAAGGAAAAACAGGGAAAAGTTAACACCAAAACCCTTAACACCATCCGCCCGTGTCCTCAGTGTAGCGACAGCAACGACAGATGAGTTTCTAAATGGACGCTTCATGAGTCAGGTAGATGCTGGTTGGTTTGAGTGATTGAAATTGCTGTTGTCACGGTTTTTCTTATTTCAACCCTACTGCATTATGTTTTGAACACGCTTGATTGTACGTTGGTCCATTTTACCTCCACACACTGATTCAAAGTGCTTCTAAAACTCGTGGATTATATTTTGATGGCTTGAGAAAATATTCCCTGGACATTTACGTTCAGGTCTACTGTGGAATCTCACTCTACTACAccaaataaaatactatattgaCATTCTTGACATAGTTGTATTAATTCGATAGGAAGTGTCTTGGAATCCATTATCGAATGTTAGTCCAAACAAGGTATTTTGGAGAACGTTGGGAACCAAACAACATTTGAACCCACtgacataaaacaaaatatcttttatgtttcacagaagaaagtcatatactgtaggtttggaacaacatgcagGGAAGTAACTATCCTTGTAAACATCCCAAAAACAGAAAGTGATGACAAGCAAAAAATTACTAGCGTCAGTATCACAATTTAGCTTGACTTGTTTATTACTGTAGATACAAAATGGAGATTGTATCTACTgagatttcccatctgtgtggtaTAAGTAATGGAAATTGATTCTGTCGTGAAACGCAGTGGTTGCATCGGGTCCAGTGAGTCGGCTCTTGTCCACCGCCGTGTTGAAGCCGTTATCCTTGTACATGCCACTTCTCAGAAGATGCTCAGAAAACTTCCGACGACTTCCGCTGAAGCTCGtctgaaaaatgtgtgtgtaaatactATTGTCTGAACAGTCTTAATGATAGGGCAATGTGTGCTGCATACTCACCGGCATTTCATGAACTGTTGGTTTTTTGCTTCCATATGTTTGATTTGTTGTTTGGTATAAAGGGTTGCTTATTTTTTGCCTGGAAAGCATAATGAGGCTTATTATCATTAcgtctttatcatatttatatttcttaatgatgatatatacacacacacacacactcgcacgcatacaaacacactcgcgcacacacacacatatagggtATATATATGAGTGTGCATGCATAcgcatacaatatatatatatatatatatatgtgtgtgtgtgtgtgtgtgtgtgtgtgtgtgtgtggctgtagcTCAACTGCGAGCTAACgttagcgcaaggttgggggttcgatttccCGGgcacacatgataggtaaaaattgatagcctgaatgcactgtgagtcgctttggaaaaaagcgtctgctaaatgcatacatttaatttaatttatatattattttattaatttatatataatataggtCACACAAGATGCACTGCGGCTGAACGACTCTTCTCACCTGTATCCTCTGAAACCCTCCGGATTATTAAAGCGTGCTGGCAAGTTTTTATCCACTTTATACACATCGCTCGTCTTTATTTCAGTTGTATTAGACAATGGTTCAGGCTCCATTCTTGTTCCTTCATCTGCGGAGTGATCGTCCATGTTTTCCCTTGGATTCAAACCCTCAGTGAATATTTGGCCATTCCGTACGCTTGGTTGCTATCAACATTGTAACTAAGTGACGTGTTGAGCCATGCTTGGATCTCGCCGCCATGCGGTCACGTGGTTCATGGAGCTCTCAATAGTTTCAAACTACCTCGAGCTGTTGAATGGGTTTACTCGGGACAGACAGCAGTTCCACTATATTACTTGGCAACACCTAATGTGAATTGATTGTGCATTAATAACTACGCTTTACAAAATGCCACATTCGACCGCTCCAGACACGTTCGCCccatttaataaaaattagaagaaaaaaaaatagagattgtgtgtgtgtgtgtgtgtgtgtgtaaagtaaagagaaaaaattattcaaatgtagACAAATGGTACAAatggtaaaaaaattatttagttgaaaaaaaaaaaaacatttaatcatgATTTACACTTTTATGAAGAATAAGATGAAGGAAGAAAGTTCAGCACTCTtaagcaataaataataaataaataaacaaaaaaattctaacccGAATGTTATGTTTGtctaaaataatttttgcttattagtatggttgaattggatcatcaaaggtcagcagcaaagacattggttaattAAATGGTAGTAAATACATACAGAAAaaggatatttgtattatttgacatttaattattgcaggtttgcatcatattctgagattgcatttaaatgtttttattgtttttgtgcaaGTGAGATATAAATGCACGTTCAcatttaactacagtaaccatccTGTTTTCACAGCGCACTCAACTCTCAGTATGGGGACCGTCTCAGGAGAGCTGTCAGAGTAAATGGGAAAACATAGTaactgtattataaaaaaaaagtaacttaaatattatattgtaaattgttttattacaaaAGCAAATAGATACCAATGCACACTGAAGTTAATATGTCTGTCAGATGTCCACAGACCCATAGAGGCAACAAAAGAACATCCGATTCAATCATTATTGcttctttacaaaataaattattattagattCATTTAGACATCATGCAGCCACTTCTACATGAACCTATAACACATTTCTTACATTTGCATTACATCAAGTAGTTTTCTTCTACATAGAAAATAATAGTAAAACCCACATTTAGGGCCTCTTGATTTCAGTTGGAACTGATGTTTAGCTTTTTTGACTGTTTTAAATGCTGCATAGAGAAATGTCATGCTGCATACACTTTACAAACATTTTGAGTTGTCATCCAGAATTTCCACTCCTTGGATTGTATGCAGTTTACGTCATTTCaaacctaaaatgaaaacaatacagATTTTAGAGGGTCTCAAATGGCACAGCACAGGGAAGAAGGTGTGGACATGGTTGGCTTTTTATGCAAGTGTAAAGTGTGCATTTATGCAAGTGAAACATATTGAAATGTTTCCTCTTCATGCATTTGCTTCCAAACCTGTTTTGAGTTTCTCCACGCTGATAAACAAACTGCCACAGTGCATTATTACTCACGGTACGAGTTTGAGTCTGGCCTAGCGCGTACCAAAAGTAATAATGGACTGTGAAGCAGTTAAAAAGGGCTCCTTTCTTCTCATCAAGGCACAACTTTGTCAAATTAAATGGCGTATATGGTTTTAAAACATGCagaatgtaaacatatttaagaTTTGCTACACATTTCTGTACTTTACCTTTCGCAGACTAAAATTACATCTTAGTCTTCACTTTTCTCTATTAGTGATCCTCCGAGGTTCCTGAATAATTCTGAGAAGTTAAGACCATCCATTGCTGCAGTGATGGTGTAGAAAAACATGATGTAATGCTTCAAACAATGCAGTATTGTTAGACTAATTAAAAAGAGGCTTCTCTATCAGAAATGACATTAAGAATAATGCTGAACAGTTCCAGTTTAACAAGGCCTTATAATGGTTATAAACATGCAGTATGCAAACCattctttataaatataaatacatgcaggaaacaaatcatttaaaaatgcaacGCCCTGATTAATATAACTATTTGCCAACAGGGGGCACAATTTTATATAGCGTGACTGTGATACAAACGAATTAGTCTACAAAATTAGTTTTCTACAATGTTCAGACTAATGTTTTAGTATGTAAAACAGTTCTGAATGCTCTATAATTATTGTACAATACTTTTTCTGCAAAAAAACTTTTCTAATAAAAAGGGAAAAGTCTCTCACAGAATCCATAGAATTTTATACTGCTAACAAGACATCTTGATTGTGCATTAGGACAACTTTGGGAGCAACGCCAACGTCTGACTGAAACATACTGCAATACTTATCATTGCAGTGCTcgtatacatatttaatattactgtaattaactaaaatattaacaataacttTGCGTAATTGAAGTAACTCCAAAAAGCAGTGacatattgtttattattgttcaCAATCCCAAAGTAGCATGTCATGTAATGTGTGTCCCCAAATCCTTGAAAAAAATGTTAGTTCCATAAACTCTACCTGAAAATTATGGATCTGTTTCCAAATATGCGCTGGTCCAGGTCCATAGATGATGAAGGTTTGAGCTCCAGGAACTGGACTGCAGTGATGTGGTCATTGTAGCTACAGCTTTGTCCAGACATGTGAGAAATGAAATGCCTTTGTCCTTTTAGAGgttctttttatttaaccttcctGTGGAAGAGTGGAATCAGGATGGTCAGTCCCCAAACCGGAAttcctgtgtgtgtttggaaCTGATAAAACAGCTGTAAAGAACAAGCTCCATCCTTCTAGAACCGCTGGAGTCTGTCAGTGAACTCTGAGAAGAATCTAGCATTCTTTTGAAGTTAAAAGTTCGGCAAACTAAAGAAAAAATTAGAAttactgcattattttattatgaatgtttACATAGGCTTCGTGTAGTCCTGCTTGGGGTTGCAAATTAAAAACCTGTCCTCCAAAATAAGCGTTATGCAAATTTTGAATTggcttctatttttatattttcagtgttctttTTAAATTGAGTTCAGataatttctatttagctttatttttaagtttctgTTTTAGTCATTCAAATTTTAAGGCAACAGACAACAACAAAATCAGAAGCCAGGGCGGTaactatccatttaataaaaaataaatcacaaaacatTAACACAAAGTAAGCCATTGTAAATCAAGTAAAAACAAGAGGCCAAAAGTTTTTAATTCATGCCTGAAAGTTAGCACGAGGAGGGGGAAAGAAATGCAGCATTTCCAGTGACGGAGGAAACAGGAAGCTGCTGGTGGATGAAGATAGCAGGGTCTGCTTCATCCAAACAATAAAAATCTCACCCGCTCAGGAAAAGGATCTGCGTCAGCAGTGAGTGACAGATTTTAGAAAGACCAAATGGTGCCAAATCCAAAGTGGCGGGAGAAAATCAGGGTTTTGCTTAAAGACCTCAAAAGTACAACAGTGTTTTCCTTATGTTTCATCGAAAGTAAATTCCACGTTGCTCTGGAATTGCGGTTATGAAACACTTCAGTGGGCAAGGTCAAACATTTCACAAATACAAACCCTTCCCCTTAAAAATGTAACACACTTCTTAGGCGCCCAAATATGTGGACACTTAAACTTGGCTTAAAAtagatgtcattgcattagataacaaaacatcaaaccatttttaatgcaaaacatttcacaaaagtatgtttgtttatttatttatttattttatattaacaacACTGTTCAACATTTcagagaaatgtaatttattataaagcacTTAAAATTATAGTAAACCCAAAGTGCTGAAAAATCTACAAAGAAATCgagctaaaaaacaaacaaaacaaaaacacaatgagaCAGCAGTTAAAACACTAAAGAGCACAGACGTGACGTTAAACTTCAAAACATAATTCTGTAGTCTCAGACCTGACACAAAAAACTCAGATCCCTTTTAAGTTTCTGTTGCAACCGGGGAATGTTTAAGAGCAGATTATTTATCATGTAATATAGTAAGCTGATGAGAATGTTCTGTGTGCATATACCTGCACGACCTGTATTATATTACTAAAAGGCAAAGCACACAGCTGTGTACTTTATCCCACAATGCGCTGTGCTTGACATTTACAGTGTGATTAATTAATCAGTAGTGTAAGTTGTGATTAGTCATCGTCTTCTTCTTTCAGCTTTTTAGGGGTCACCACAGTGGATCATCCATCTCCATTTTTACTCTGTCCTCTGTCTTCCTCTGTCACACCAAATATCGCATGTCTTCCATCACCACATCCATAGACCTCTTTTTTATAAGCtgtgatttatattatttataagctAGCAAGAGTTAAGACTAAATTTGATTCTGAAATGCCAATCGTGAAATTAAACATGCAAGTAATGAAGCATATTACTGCTTGGAATATTTATAGTCCCGTAATGCACTGTTCCACATAagtcttcttccttttttttcttcaaatttatttgtatcgATATTTTCAGAATACACATagtttcaaaacagctttacagatgttttttaatatcttaatattttcaCACCCGTTTGCATTTTGTTGATACAATCAATCCGGTTGATTTTTTCCGGTTAGCATATATGTGATATGTTTCTCTGATGGTCAATctcaatgtatattttttatttttttctgtatgccttggtaaagcgctttgagatgtaacttttaaaggcgctatggaaaataaagtttattattattattattattattatcaagcaGTTGAGgaaaggtgctggtcatataattagaatatcatcaaaaagttgatttcacaaattccattcaaaaagtgaaacttgtatattatatttattcattacacacagactgatatatttaaaatgtttatttcttttaattgtgatgattataactgacaactaaggaaaatcccaaactcagtatctcagaaaattagaatattacttaacaccaatacaaagaaaggatttttagaaatcttggccaactaaaaagtataaaaatgtaaagtatgagcatgtacagcactcagtacttagttggggctccttttgcctgaatttctGCAGCGTGGCATgaagtcgatcagtctgtggcactgctcaggtgttatgagagcccaggttgctctgatagtggccttcagctcttctgtattcttgggtctggcatatcgcatcttcctcttcacaataccccgcAGATTtactatggggttaaggtcaggcgagtttgctggccaattaagaacagggataccatggtccttaaaccaggtactgatagctttggcactgtgtgcaggggccaagtcctgttggaaaatgaaatctgcatctctatAAAGTtgttcagcagcaggaagcatgaagtgctctaaaacttcctggtatatggctgtgttgaccttagaaaacacagtggaccaacaccagcagatgacatggtaccacaaaccatcactggactttacactttacactggacccttaagcaacatggattgtgtgcctctcatctcttcctccagactctgggaccatgatttccaaaggaaatgcaaaatttactttcatcagagaacatatttttggaccactcagcagcagtccagtcctttttgaagctagaggcttctgacgctgtctgttgttcaacagTGGCTTAACACAaagaatgcgacagctgaaacccatgtcttgcatacgtctgtgcgtagtggttcttaaAGGTGTCTAATGCGTTGTGATTTGCtaaatacctcaagcatgtgaatGAAATGTTACAAGTGACAtttactgtgatgccgtgtgtcccagcaagatgagacaaaaccaatgaaACCAATTACAAACCAGAAATgttttgcatccagtggggacatgatTACAGATACAAGTGACAAAccacaagcgctactctacactgctcaaaagtCAGTGGAAAAtcctttcaataaaaaaaatttacaggctgtgagtcagaagcgccagactgtctttgcaaagttggaactgtcccactttatagaaacagcctttgatcACACACCCATTGTAGGCTACttcaggttcaggaaacagtcctccataaaatgtgtcaCACAGCGTCACACTGCAGGCTTGAGAACGGAATGGCCAGTGGGCTTGTGGAAACCATACGTGACCGCCCCGGGCTGGACTCCGCTTCGTCCACAATCAAAGCCGATCCGGCATGACCAGCatggatcagctctaggcataaCGAAGcagatatcgtcctcttttggaaggccaaacaaagtagtttcgcttttaCAATGAAGCACATGACATCACCTGTAGATTtctgaagagcatttttgaagctcaaagtggggGTGGAGCAGGataattgaaaatgggcaaaGAGTGGGAggtggttgctgaaaccacacccacctagctcgacagcggtgacagcagcggcaatccacctgtcactcaagtggctgcgcccttaattatgcagaactttaaggatTACTAAAATTTTAACAGATGAATTATTACataattcacccccctcacagttgtcatgaagggtaaaattagcaatatagaccaaaatctttttttgaaaCAGACTGGAAGCATGttgtttttctgctgtaaagttgggttTTAACATTGGGAGTCTGGGATAGTCTGGGACAGCCAGCCTCTAAGCGGATAGTCGACGAATTAAAGTCTCTTCCATATgagcttcacgagagagagcgggaggttgccactTGGTTTAAACGAGACGTTTTATAGGTGTGTGGACAGGTCTTaacttttatacagtatattttttttggatttgagACCTTAGTCTTctcaactttacagatcttcttgaTGCACCAAGATCTTGTCACAGTCCATGGAGAAAGggaaaattgaaatcgcatcatatgagccttttaagtaatttaactgaaactttatttcagttgtttttagTTCAGATAGTTGTTTTTcagatttcagctttatttcaattaacgaaagatatttgtaatagtttaataatctttcattaagaACGCCAtcacataaaacattttcaaaaaaataaattaaactattcTAAACAGGACActagtattttctttaaaaaaaaaaaaaaagtacttttcctCCAGAACAGCAGGGGCGCTAAGTAGATGTATATTTATCCTCAGTATGGCTGTTGTACATGTCTGGCCACTTGTCAGTGCCACTTCCTGTTACTCACCCCACctatttacagtaaatgtgaaCAAATCCCACAACAGACACGAAAGTGAATCTTACTTTGAGAGATCCAAATGAAGAGGGGTTTCAGGGCAGGAAATCAGTTCTTGGAGGCTGAAGGATGTGTATTGTGGAAAGGCCTTTGTGGTATTAGGGTGGGGTGGTCAAACACGGCTTTAAAAAGAAGACGCTATTCA harbors:
- the pierce1 gene encoding piercer of microtubule wall 2 protein; the protein is MDDHSADEGTRMEPEPLSNTTEIKTSDVYKVDKNLPARFNNPEGFRGYRQKISNPLYQTTNQTYGSKKPTVHEMPTSFSGSRRKFSEHLLRSGMYKDNGFNTAVDKSRLTGPDATTAFHDRINFHYLYHTDGKSQ